Proteins from a genomic interval of Trifolium pratense cultivar HEN17-A07 linkage group LG6, ARS_RC_1.1, whole genome shotgun sequence:
- the LOC123892409 gene encoding pentatricopeptide repeat-containing protein At5g48730, chloroplastic, whose product MPSSLSTTITTARAPPLPPPTTSRLRTTSIRAQSLTLPDPDHNTHSPSPSFVTGVQKLPITTLAVTDERTKRIAKEMEKLKLKEVKERKEMKNQKVASQKAISVILRREATKAIIDKRRKKGPVNSKKLLPRTVLEALNERIAAFRWESALKVFELLREQLWYRPYAGVYIKLIVMLGKCKQPEKAFELFQAMIDEGCVLDCESYTALLSAYGRSGLLDRAFSLLEEMKSTPGCQPDIQTYSILIKSCLHVFSFDKVQILLSDMASLGIKPNTVTYNTLIDAYGKAKRFSEMESTLLEMLADQDCQPDVWTMNSTLRAFGNLGQIETMERCYDKFQTSGIQPNVQTFNILLDSYGKARDFTKMSAVMEYMQKYHFSWTIVTYNIVIDAFGKAGDLKQMEYLFRLMRSERIKPSCVTLCSLVRAYAHADKPEKIGGVLRFVDNSDVTLDTVFFNCLVDAYMRLGCLDEMKEVLEIMKQKGCKPDFITYRTMIKAYSSKGMHSHVKELRELLTTVKRPPFERNKPDF is encoded by the exons TCTTTTGTCACCGGAGTACAAAAACTACCAATCACAACACTAGCAGTAACCGATGAACGAACAAAGAGAATCGCAAAGGAAATGGAGAAGCTGAAATTGAAGGAAGTTAAAGAGAGAAAGGAAATGAAGAATCAGAAAGTAGCTTCGCAGAAAGCGATTTCTGTTATACTTCGTAGAGAAGCTACAAAAGCTATTATTGATAAGAGAAGGAAGAAAGGTCCTGTTAATTCTAAAAAGCTTTTGCCTAGAACTGTACTTGAAGCGCTTAATGAAAGAATCGCTGCATTTCGTTGGGAATCTGCTCTTAAG GTTTTTGAACTACTACGTGAACAGCTTTGGTATAGACCTTACGCTGGTGTATACATCAAGTTAATAGTCATGCTTGGAAAATGTAAGCAACCTGAGAAAGCTTTTGAACTCTTTCAAGCTATGATCGATGAAGGTTGTGTCTTGGACTGTGAATCATATACGGCACTGTTATCTGCCTATGGCAGGAGTGGTCTCTTGGATAGAGCTTTCTCTCTTCTCGAGGAAATGAAGAGTACACCTGGTTGTCAGCCAGACATTCAGACTTATTCAATCCTCATAAAATCTTGTTTGCATGTTTTTTCCTTCGACAAAGTTCAGATTCTTTTATCTGACATGGCCTCTCTTGGTATCAAACCAAATACAGTCACCTACAACACCCTTATTGATGCCTATGGGAAGGCAAAAAG GTTTTCAGAAATGGAATCTACACTTCTGGAAATGCTTGCTGACCAAGATTGTCAACCTGATGTATGGACCATGAATTCAACACTCAGGGCCTTTGGCAACCTAGGACAGATAGAAACAATGGAGAGGTGTTATGATAAGTTTCAGACATCTGGAATCCAGCCAAATGTTCAGACCTTCAATATTCTCTTGGATTCCTACGGCAAGGCCCGTGATTTCACAAAAATGAGTGCTGTGATGGAATACATGCAGAAATACCACTTTTCTTGGACAATTGTAACTTACAATATTGTGATTGATGCTTTTGGGAAGGCTGGGGATCTCAAACAGATGGAGTATTTGTTTAGGCTAATGCGGTCAGAAAGAATAAAACCTAGTTGTGTTACACTGTGCTCACTTGTGAGGGCTTATGCACATGCAGATAAGCCTGAAAAAATTGGTGGTGTCCTACGTTTTGTTGATAATTCAGATGTAACACTCGATACTGTATTCTTCAATTGCTTGGTCGATGCTTATATGAGGTTAGGTTGTTTGGATGAGATGAAGGAAGTGCTTGAAATAATGAAACAGAAAGGTTGTAAACCGGATTTCATAACTTATAGAACAATGATTAAAGCTTATTCATCTAAGGGCATGCATAGTCATGTAAAGGAGCTTAGAGAGCTCCTCACAACAGTGAAGAGACCTCCTTTTGAAAGAAACAAACCTGACTTTTGA